The genomic region CCGAGAACGGCCGCGGCGAAAAAGGCCGCAAAAAAACTGCTCACCTCGATCCCTTCGAACAGGTAGGCTGCGGCCAGAATCGACAGGGTCAGAATCAGCCAGCGGATGAAAAGCCCTTTCATGTTTATCTTCCTTCGCTAAGTGGACGCCCCGCCGGACTCAGCCCTGACCCAGCGGTCGATGGCATCCGCGATGTCCTCCGGCAGTTCCAGAAACCGCAGGCCCATTCCCGGCTCGTGGGGAGAACCTTTGCTGAAGAGACGTTTCCAGACGACTTGGCAGGAGCACCGCACGCTGCGGCCGATCGGGGCCGGCAGAACCAGTTCGACCTGGAAGTGCTCCCCAGGTTCCCGCGGTTTGACCGTGGCGATGAAGAAGCCGCTGCGGCTGATGTTCTTGGCATAACCGAAAAAGCTCTTCTGGCCGTCGTCAAGCGTCACCCGCAGGACAATCAGCGGCGACCGCAGGGATTTTCTTTGGTGCGCCAAATTATTGTCCGGTTGGCGGTTTTCTTTGTCGCTCATCGGGGCTCCTCAGCGCGAAGCGGGGCGGCATACACCCCGCGGGCCTTTCGGAAAATCGAATGAATACGAACAAGTCAACGTGCTTTATACACTATTACGGGCGAAGAAAAAAGCCATTCCTTCCACGGATGAGGCGCTTCGGAAAATTTCTTCATCCCTGCAGGCCGCGCCACAATTGCAACCGACACTCCGGTCCAATAGGTGGCCCAGGCCAAGGGCTCATCGTTCGCCCGAACCCTGTGGTGCAATCACCGGCTGCCCATCCAGGGCGTGGATAATTTCCAGCAGTTCCTGCAGGGGCTCCCCTGCCCCTTCCAGCCAATGGATACTGATTCCCTGCCGCTCCATGCGTCTGAACCAGGTCTCCTGCCGCTTGGCGAAGTCGTGGATGGCGCTCTCCAGCTTCTGCACCATGGCGCTATGGCCGAGTTCCCCTTTGAGGTGGCGGGCGATGAAGCGGTATTCCAGCCCGTAGAACTCCAGACGCTCCCAGGCAATGCCGCCCGCGTGCAATTGCGCCACTTCCTCGACCAGTCCCTGTTCGAGCCTCTCCTGCAGGCGGGCGGAGATCCGCCGGCGCAGCTCGGCGCGCGCCCAGCGCAGGCCGAAGACAACCGGTCGCAGTTCCGGCCGGGGAGGCAGCTTTTCTTCGGCGACGGCTTCACCCTCGGCAATCTCGATGGCCCGGTTGAGCCGGTGGCGGTCGAGCAGGTCGGTGGTGTTGTGCTGCTTCGGCCGCCGCCGCTGCAGCCGCTCGGACAGTTCCTGCAGGGATAAATTCGCCAGCTCGGCCCGCAGTGCAGGGTTTTCCGGCACCTCCACCAGGCGGTAGCCCTTGAGGACGGCGTCGAGGTAGAGGCCGGTGCCGCCGACCAGGACAGGCAGGCGGCCACGGGCGCCGATTTCCGCAAGGACCTCGAAAAAGCGTTGCTGGAAGGCGAAGACGTTGAACTCGTTCCCCGGCTCGAGAATGTCGATCAAATGATAGGGGACCTCGCCGTATTCGACCAGGTCCTTGCCGGTGCCGAGATCCATGCCGCGGAAGACCTGGCGCGAGTCGGCGGAGATAATCTCGCCACCCAGGCGCCGGGCCGCCGCTACGCCCAGCCGGGTCTTGCCGGAGGCGGTGGGGCCGAGAATGACCAGCAGGTTGCAGGAAGGCGCGAGGCTCAAGGCAAAAGGCTCAAGGCAAAAGGTTCAAGGCGATAGACTCAGGATCTCCTTGCCGGCGAGGTTGACCCGGCAGCGTCGGGCGGCCCCGTCGTGCCGGTTACTGTAGCGGGTTCCACCGGAAAATTCAATCCGGGCGGGCGCTTGGCATATTCTTTCTTCCCTTCGCCGGCCACATCTGCTACATTCGGCACGGTTCGGCCGCCAACTCCGCGGCTGAAAATCCTTTCAGACAGATTCGGCCTCGTTCGCCCATGGAAAAAGCAGAACAAACGATCACCGATTCGACCGAAGCGCCGGTTATCCTTCCCCGCTCCGAACATTCCATCTCCCGCAAGCAGATCGACGAAAATACGCTGAAGGTCCTCTACCGCCTCACCCGCAGCGGGCACAAGGCCTATCTGGTCGGCGGCGGCGTCCGCGACCTGCTGCTCGGGCGCAAGCCGAAGGACTTCGACGTCGGTACCGACGCCACTCCCAACCAGGTCAAGAAGCTCTTCCGCAACTGCTTCCTGATCGGACGGCGCTTCCGCCTCGCCCATGTCCGTTTCGGGGCAGATTCGCTGGTGGAGGTGGCGACCTTCCGTCGCCAGGCCCGTCCCGACGACATGCCGGAAGACCCGTCGGACCACTTCCTGTTCGCCGAAAACATCTTCGGCACGCCGCAGGAAGACGCCTTCCGCCGCGACTTCACCATCAATGCCCTGTTCTACGACATCGAGACCTTTTCGGTGATCGACTACGTCGGCGGCCTGGAAGACCTCGCGTTGCGCCGTCTGCGGGTGATCGGCGATCCCCTGGTGCGCTTTACCGAGGACCCCGTGCGGATGCTGCGGGCCCTGGAGTTTGCCGCCCGGCTCGGCTTCTCCCTCGACGAGGCGGCCCGCGAGGCGATCTACGAGCGCGGACCGCTGATTGCCGAAGCGGCCCCGGCCCGCATTCGCGAAGAGCTGATGGAGCTCTTTCGCCACCGGGTGGCCGCCGGCGTGCTGTGCGAGGCGCAGGCCATGGGGCTGCTGCCGCACCTGCTGGCCGGTTACGAGGGGGACGACGAAACCTTCGCCCTGCTCGCCCGGCTCGATGCGCGCACCGCCGCCGGCACCCCGGTCGAGGAGCATCTGGCCCTGGCTGCCCTCTTCCTCTCCCGTTTCCGCCGCGCCTGCCCCGCCGATGCGGAGCTGAGCGTGACCGACGCGGTGCGCATCGGCAACCTGATCCTCGCCCCCCACTGCAGCTACTTCCATATCGCCCACGGCATCCGTCATCTCGCCCGGGAGCTGCTGGTCGGCTTCTTCCGCCTCAGCCGCGGGCGCGGCCAACGGGGCGAGCGGCGCTTTCTGCAGCACCCCACCACCCCCCAGGCGCTGGAGTTCTTTGAACTCTGGACGGCCGTTTCCGGGGAGGGGTGCACGCTGGCGGCGCTCTGGCGGGAGGCCCTGAGCCGTCCCGAGGCTCCGGCGGCGAAGGGTGAACCCGCCAGCCCCCGCCGCTCCCGGCGCCGCCGCC from Desulfuromonadales bacterium harbors:
- a CDS encoding phage holin family protein encodes the protein MKGLFIRWLILTLSILAAAYLFEGIEVSSFFAAFFAAAVLG
- a CDS encoding PilZ domain-containing protein; its protein translation is MSDKENRQPDNNLAHQRKSLRSPLIVLRVTLDDGQKSFFGYAKNISRSGFFIATVKPREPGEHFQVELVLPAPIGRSVRCSCQVVWKRLFSKGSPHEPGMGLRFLELPEDIADAIDRWVRAESGGAST
- the miaA gene encoding tRNA (adenosine(37)-N6)-dimethylallyltransferase MiaA, with protein sequence MSLAPSCNLLVILGPTASGKTRLGVAAARRLGGEIISADSRQVFRGMDLGTGKDLVEYGEVPYHLIDILEPGNEFNVFAFQQRFFEVLAEIGARGRLPVLVGGTGLYLDAVLKGYRLVEVPENPALRAELANLSLQELSERLQRRRPKQHNTTDLLDRHRLNRAIEIAEGEAVAEEKLPPRPELRPVVFGLRWARAELRRRISARLQERLEQGLVEEVAQLHAGGIAWERLEFYGLEYRFIARHLKGELGHSAMVQKLESAIHDFAKRQETWFRRMERQGISIHWLEGAGEPLQELLEIIHALDGQPVIAPQGSGER
- the pcnB gene encoding polynucleotide adenylyltransferase PcnB, which codes for MEKAEQTITDSTEAPVILPRSEHSISRKQIDENTLKVLYRLTRSGHKAYLVGGGVRDLLLGRKPKDFDVGTDATPNQVKKLFRNCFLIGRRFRLAHVRFGADSLVEVATFRRQARPDDMPEDPSDHFLFAENIFGTPQEDAFRRDFTINALFYDIETFSVIDYVGGLEDLALRRLRVIGDPLVRFTEDPVRMLRALEFAARLGFSLDEAAREAIYERGPLIAEAAPARIREELMELFRHRVAAGVLCEAQAMGLLPHLLAGYEGDDETFALLARLDARTAAGTPVEEHLALAALFLSRFRRACPADAELSVTDAVRIGNLILAPHCSYFHIAHGIRHLARELLVGFFRLSRGRGQRGERRFLQHPTTPQALEFFELWTAVSGEGCTLAALWREALSRPEAPAAKGEPASPRRSRRRRRPRRGGHRPAAE